From the Desulfomonilia bacterium genome, one window contains:
- a CDS encoding manganese efflux pump MntP family protein, with translation MSIITIIILALGLSMDAFAVSVTSGLTMKVLKIRYALRIALFFGLFQALMPVLGYLAGLSIRKYIEGFDHWIAFGLLSVIGVKMIYESFSLNKDERAMNPNDILLLLTLAIATSIDALAVGLSISLLNVDIFKPALIIGSVTFAISLGGVLLGKAAGHLFENKIEILGGLILIGIGIKILISHLST, from the coding sequence ATGAGCATCATTACCATTATAATTCTTGCCCTCGGACTTTCCATGGATGCCTTTGCAGTTTCAGTAACAAGCGGGCTTACCATGAAGGTTCTGAAAATCAGATATGCTCTCAGGATAGCCCTCTTCTTCGGATTGTTTCAGGCCTTGATGCCTGTGCTTGGCTATCTTGCAGGGTTGAGCATCAGAAAATACATAGAGGGCTTCGACCACTGGATAGCATTCGGGCTTCTTTCGGTAATAGGAGTGAAAATGATTTATGAATCGTTCTCGCTCAATAAAGATGAACGGGCCATGAACCCGAACGACATCCTGCTCCTGCTGACACTGGCCATAGCTACAAGCATTGACGCACTGGCCGTGGGTCTGAGCATATCCCTGCTCAATGTCGATATATTCAAACCCGCTCTTATTATCGGATCAGTTACATTCGCAATCAGCCTGGGCGGCGTGTTGCTCGGTAAGGCTGCAGGCCATCTTTTCGAGAACAAGATCGAAATTCTGGGCGGGCTTATTCTCATAGGGATAGGCATCAAAATACTTATAAGCCATCTGAGTACTTGA
- a CDS encoding stomatin-like protein: MSVLTVILSIIIVLVVIILGWGIRIVPQKTAYVVERLGKYFATWDAGLHVLIPFIDKVSYKHSLKEAAIDVPPQSCITRDNIAIEVDGVLYLQIVSAEKASYGIANLLFAAIQLAQTTMRSQIGQIELDKTFEEREKINAAVVDALDKASEPWGVKVIRYEIKNIQPPQSIKDAMEKQMRAEREKRAVIAESEGAMQAKINVAEGDKREFILKSEGEKQKRINEAEGRAAEIRLVAEATATGIREIARSIGESNGLQAVNLRVAEQFVNAFGNLAKTNNSMIIPANLSDMAGLIATAMTVIKPDIQQK; encoded by the coding sequence ATGTCAGTCTTAACCGTCATACTTTCAATAATCATTGTTCTTGTCGTCATCATACTCGGCTGGGGTATAAGAATTGTCCCGCAAAAGACCGCATATGTGGTTGAAAGGCTGGGCAAATATTTTGCAACATGGGATGCAGGTCTTCATGTTCTCATCCCGTTTATCGACAAGGTCTCATACAAGCATTCTCTGAAAGAAGCGGCAATAGATGTGCCGCCGCAATCATGTATAACCAGGGACAACATTGCAATCGAAGTCGATGGTGTGCTTTACCTGCAGATAGTATCCGCAGAAAAGGCAAGCTACGGGATAGCAAACCTTCTGTTTGCCGCCATTCAGCTGGCACAGACGACAATGCGCTCCCAGATCGGCCAGATAGAACTGGACAAGACATTTGAAGAACGTGAAAAGATAAACGCCGCCGTGGTGGACGCACTGGACAAGGCATCAGAGCCCTGGGGCGTAAAGGTAATACGCTATGAGATCAAGAATATCCAGCCTCCGCAGAGCATCAAGGATGCCATGGAAAAACAGATGAGGGCCGAACGCGAGAAGAGGGCGGTCATAGCCGAGTCCGAAGGTGCAATGCAGGCAAAAATCAATGTGGCTGAAGGCGATAAGAGAGAATTTATCCTCAAGTCTGAGGGCGAAAAGCAGAAGCGCATAAACGAGGCCGAGGGAAGGGCTGCGGAAATAAGGCTTGTAGCAGAGGCTACAGCCACAGGGATAAGGGAAATAGCCAGATCCATAGGAGAATCAAACGGGCTGCAGGCGGTCAATCTCCGCGTAGCCGAACAGTTCGTGAACGCATTCGGGAATCTCGCCAAAACCAACAATTCGATGATTATTCCGGCGAACCTTTCAGACATGGCCGGGCTCATTGCAACGGCAATGACGGTGATAAAACCGGATATCCAGCAGAAATAA
- a CDS encoding putative quinol monooxygenase: MIVVLVFIHVKKGSEEIFREASIENAKNSLNEPGFLRFDIMQQDDDPSKFVFCEIYEDMSVSARHKESAHYLKWRGIVDGIMEETRYSIKYTKVFPDNI; the protein is encoded by the coding sequence ATGATAGTCGTACTGGTTTTCATACACGTAAAAAAAGGTTCTGAAGAGATATTCAGGGAGGCGTCCATTGAGAATGCGAAGAACAGCCTCAATGAACCCGGATTTTTGAGGTTCGACATAATGCAGCAGGATGACGATCCGTCGAAGTTTGTTTTCTGCGAGATATATGAGGATATGAGCGTCTCGGCCAGACACAAGGAAAGTGCACATTATCTCAAATGGCGCGGCATTGTTGACGGAATAATGGAAGAAACGCGCTACAGCATAAAATATACTAAAGTATTCCCAGATAACATTTAG